The sequence below is a genomic window from Candidatus Acetothermia bacterium.
GACCCAAGGAAGCGAGTTCACACCGATCTCCTCTGGAGGATCCTCGACAGGCACCTTCCGCCTCCTCCATGCCGGATCCTCGATGCGGGCGCAGGGACCGGAAGGTTCTCCCCCCTGGCAAAACGGGGTTACCGGGTAGCCCACCTCGATTTGGCGCCGGAGATGCTCAAGCACGCGGAAGAGCAGGCCGCGAAAAACGGCATAGCCACTGTCCATTTCATGGAAGGCTCGATCACTGACCTCTCCCAATTCCCTGACCGAAGCTTCGAGGTCGTGGTTTGTGTGATGAACCGCCTTGGGGTGATCACGGAAAGCGGGGTCAAGTTTGATCTGCAGCACTTCGGAGCCCTTAGGACCGTGCGCGAGGTCTATGCCACCGGGAACCTGGTGGTCACGCCAGAACTGAAGGAGCTTCAGTATATCATGCCCAGTTGGCACGCCTTTACCCCGGGGGAGTTGACCCATGAGCTAGGGGCCCGTGGTCTTGAGGTGGTAGAGATCTCGGCTCCGGGTACGCGGGCTCGGTTTGTGGATCCAGGATTGCTCACCCGGTTGTTTGCCTGCCCGGAGGCGTATGCCGAGTGCCTCGCGTTCGAGGAGGAGTTCGATCGGGACCCCACCCTTGTTGGGGTCGGAGCTGTGGGTGCAGGCGGGTTGGCGGCTGTAGCTGTGCGGCGGGAGCCACGGTAGTCGGGAGCCGGGGGTTGACCCCGGGTCCCGGGGGGGCTAAAACCGTCGTCGAGGCGAAGGTGGCGGAACAGGCAGACGCGCTGGCCTTAGGAGCCAGTGCCGCAAGGCGTGCGGGTTCGAGTCCCGCCCTTCGCACTACGCTTGGACGAGTGGACGGGGGCCCGTATAATCGGGTCGGCAAGCGGGAATAGCTCAGTTGGTAGAGCGCCACCTTGCCAAGGTGGAGGTCGCGGGTTCGAATCCCGTTTCCCGCTCCAAGCGAAGGTGCGCCGGGGTGGCGGAAGAAGGTAGACGCGGGGGACTTAAAATCCCTTGAGCCATGCGCTTGTGCGGGTTCGAGTCCCGCCCCCGGCAGGAGCGGGGTGGAGCAATTAGGCAGCTCGCCGGGCTCATAACCCGGAGGTTGCTGGTTCGAGTCCAGCCCCCGCAACCAGCGGGTAGGGGTCCCCATGAAACCGCAAGGTTTCGTGGCGTGGATATGTATGGCGGTGTAGCTCAACCGGTAAGAGCGCGCGGCCCATAACCGCGAGGTTCAGGGTTCGACTCCCTGCGCCGCCACCAGGGGATGTAGCTCAGCTGGGAGAGCGCCGCGTTCGCAACGCGGAGGCCGGCGGTTCGAATCCGCTCATCTCCAAATCTGATCTGGCCCGTCTAACGGCCTTCCCCGAAGGGTTCCCCTGCCACTTTGCCTCTTCTTACGGCATCTCGGGTTTGCGTTTCCTGTCGGTCTTAAGGTAGACAAGGTCCGCACCCCCGTCCCCCAGCTGTTGGGGTTGACTTCACCCTGTTTTCCACTACAATATACGCGCAAACACTGGCAACGGGTTGTGCCTGCTACACGATAAGGGCAAACCCTTCGCAAGGAGGGGACGCAAAGCCACGGGCCCCACCGGGGTAGCCGGGCTGCCGAATGAGGCGGGTCAAAACTGGACTAGGTTGGACTTTCCTGGCCCTCGCCCTGTTTCTCCTGTGCGCCCCCCTGGACCACCCCGAGGTGGCCGGGGGGATTGGGGCGGCGGGGGCGCCGTGCCCGGAGGGAGCACGGGTCCCATGGGGGGTGGAACGCATCCGGGCCCCCGAGGCCTGGTTGCACACCACCGGGGTGCCCGAGGTCGTGGTGGCGGTTATCGATACCGGAATCGATCGCACCGTGCCTCAGTTGGCCAAGGCGCTGTGGGTCAACCCCGGCGAGATCCCCGGCAACGGGGTCGACGACGACGGCAACGGCTACGTGGACGACGTGTACGGCTGGGACTTCCGGGATGGGGTCCCAACGCACCTCCGGCAAACCCCCATCCACTGGCATGGCACGTTTGTGGCCGGGATCATTGCGGCCCAACATGGGTTGGGGGAAGTGGCCGGGGTAGCCCCGCGGATCCGCATCATGGACGTGCGGTTTTTGGACGGCAAGGGCCTCTTCTACACCAAGGATTGGGCCCGATTGGCCGCAGCCATCGACTACGCCGTGAACAATGGGGCCCGGGTCATCAACCTCAGCCTGTATGCCAAAATCAGACCCGCGGCCGTGGTGGAGGAGGCGTTGGCCCGGGCGGCGGCGAAAGGGGTAATCGTGGTGGGCATTGCCGGGAACGAATCCCGGGGGGAGGTGTTCTACCCGGCCAAGTATCCGTCCGTGCTGGCGGTGGCGGCCACGGATCACCGCGATGCCCTAGCGCAGTTCAGCAACTGGGGTCCAGAGGTGGCCGTGGCCGCGCCGGGCGAGGGCATTGCTTCGGTCCTGCCCGGCGGGGCGGTGGGGACGTATTCCGGGACGTCCTTCGCTGCGCCGCACGTGAGTGGGACGCTGGCCCTGATCCTATCGGCAAATCCGGGTCTCACCGCGACGGAGGCGGTGAACCTCTTGCTGCGGAGCTGTGCCGAGGCAGGGGACGGAGGCCGTGATCCCCGGTTCGGGGCGGGCCTGATCAATGCCGGCCGGGCCGTGGCGGAGACGGCAGCGTAGCGACAGATGTCCTCTTGACAGGGGAACAAGGCTCGTAGTATAGTGCAAACAAGTATACACAAGTCCTGATAAGGGCAAACCCATCGGAAGGTGGGGGCGCAAAGCCACGGGCCCCACCGGGGTAGCCGGGCTGCCAGGGCCGAAACGGGTTCTGGGGTCCGGCTTCTTATTGGGCGAGGAGGTCGAGAAGGCGATGCAGGTGACGCTTTACTACAACGAGGAAGATCACTACCTGCTGGAGCTGGTGGACCGCGAGGCGCAGCAGGAGCGGAAGTCGCGGTCGGCGGTGATCATGTCCATCCTCGAGGAGCACTTCGAGCGGGGAAAGAAGATCGGGGAGATCCTGGTGGACATGGGGCGCGTATCTCCACGGGATGTTGAGCAGGCCCTGGAGTACCAGCAGGCTGACGGTGGTTCGCGACCGTTGGGCGAGATCCTGGTGGACAAGGGATTGGT
It includes:
- a CDS encoding class I SAM-dependent methyltransferase: MSDHLDTLRTVWNERVLREACREQEDPRKRVHTDLLWRILDRHLPPPPCRILDAGAGTGRFSPLAKRGYRVAHLDLAPEMLKHAEEQAAKNGIATVHFMEGSITDLSQFPDRSFEVVVCVMNRLGVITESGVKFDLQHFGALRTVREVYATGNLVVTPELKELQYIMPSWHAFTPGELTHELGARGLEVVEISAPGTRARFVDPGLLTRLFACPEAYAECLAFEEEFDRDPTLVGVGAVGAGGLAAVAVRREPR
- a CDS encoding S8 family serine peptidase → MRRVKTGLGWTFLALALFLLCAPLDHPEVAGGIGAAGAPCPEGARVPWGVERIRAPEAWLHTTGVPEVVVAVIDTGIDRTVPQLAKALWVNPGEIPGNGVDDDGNGYVDDVYGWDFRDGVPTHLRQTPIHWHGTFVAGIIAAQHGLGEVAGVAPRIRIMDVRFLDGKGLFYTKDWARLAAAIDYAVNNGARVINLSLYAKIRPAAVVEEALARAAAKGVIVVGIAGNESRGEVFYPAKYPSVLAVAATDHRDALAQFSNWGPEVAVAAPGEGIASVLPGGAVGTYSGTSFAAPHVSGTLALILSANPGLTATEAVNLLLRSCAEAGDGGRDPRFGAGLINAGRAVAETAA